A window of the Pedobacter frigiditerrae genome harbors these coding sequences:
- a CDS encoding RNA polymerase sigma factor: MKQVEDAEILQKFGVQKTQNEAFNLLLNKYQQKIYWHIRRLVIDHDDTDDLVQETFVKVWKNLANFRSDSQLYTWIYRIATNESITFLNKKKLKNNISLDDVSGELAESLTAASYFDGDKIQKKLQEAILTLPEKQRIIFNMKYFDDMKYDEISEVLGTTVGALKASFHIAVKKIESILINED; the protein is encoded by the coding sequence ATGAAGCAGGTTGAAGACGCAGAAATATTGCAAAAGTTTGGTGTTCAAAAAACACAGAACGAAGCCTTCAACTTGCTTTTAAATAAATATCAACAAAAAATCTATTGGCATATTCGTCGTTTGGTTATAGACCATGACGATACTGATGATTTAGTCCAAGAAACCTTTGTTAAGGTCTGGAAAAATCTAGCCAATTTCCGTAGTGATTCTCAACTTTATACTTGGATTTACAGAATCGCAACCAATGAATCCATCACCTTCCTGAATAAGAAAAAATTAAAGAACAATATTTCTTTAGATGATGTTAGTGGAGAATTAGCAGAAAGTCTAACCGCTGCATCTTATTTTGATGGCGATAAAATTCAGAAGAAATTACAGGAAGCCATTTTAACCTTGCCAGAAAAACAACGAATTATTTTTAACATGAAATATTTCGATGACATGAAATATGATGAAATTTCTGAGGTTTTGGGCACTACAGTAGGTGCTTTAAAGGCTTCATTTCATATTGCAGTAAAAAAAATTGAAAGTATTTTAATAAATGAAGATTAA
- a CDS encoding transketolase family protein translates to MKKYTYTEKKDTRSGFGAGLHEAGKRNENVVALCADLVGSLKMDAFIKDFPERFVQVGIAEANMMGIAAGLTINGKIPFTGTFANFSTGRVYDQIRQSIAYSGKNVKICASHAGLTLGEDGATHQILEDIGLMKMLPGMVVINPCDYNQTKAATLAIMEYEGPVYLRFGRPVIPVFTAEDQKFEIGKAWMVNEGTDVTIIATGHMVWRAIEAGEKLAELGIDAEIINIHTIKPLDEEAILKSVKKTGCVVTCEEHNKFGGLGESVARLLTTEYLAPQEFVAVNDSFGESATPDQLMTKYKLDPSDIVAAAQKVMKRKV, encoded by the coding sequence ATGAAAAAATATACATATACAGAAAAGAAAGATACACGTTCGGGTTTTGGAGCTGGATTACATGAAGCAGGTAAACGTAATGAAAATGTTGTTGCGCTTTGTGCAGATTTAGTTGGCTCTTTAAAAATGGATGCTTTCATAAAAGATTTTCCAGAAAGATTTGTGCAAGTTGGTATTGCAGAAGCTAATATGATGGGTATTGCTGCAGGTTTAACTATCAATGGAAAAATTCCATTTACAGGTACTTTTGCAAACTTTTCTACTGGTCGTGTTTATGACCAAATTCGTCAATCTATTGCTTATTCTGGCAAGAACGTTAAAATATGTGCATCACATGCAGGTTTAACTTTAGGAGAAGATGGTGCAACTCACCAAATTTTAGAAGATATTGGTTTGATGAAGATGTTGCCAGGAATGGTAGTTATCAATCCTTGCGATTATAACCAAACCAAAGCGGCTACTTTAGCTATCATGGAATATGAAGGACCAGTTTATTTACGTTTTGGGCGCCCAGTAATTCCTGTATTTACGGCAGAAGACCAAAAATTTGAGATTGGTAAAGCTTGGATGGTTAACGAAGGAACAGATGTAACCATCATTGCAACAGGCCACATGGTTTGGAGAGCAATTGAAGCTGGCGAAAAATTAGCTGAGCTAGGCATTGATGCAGAAATTATAAATATCCACACCATTAAACCTTTAGATGAAGAAGCTATTCTAAAGTCTGTTAAGAAAACTGGTTGTGTGGTAACATGTGAAGAGCACAACAAGTTTGGCGGACTAGGCGAAAGCGTTGCTCGTTTATTAACAACTGAATATCTTGCACCACAAGAGTTTGTTGCAGTAAATGACAGCTTTGGCGAAAGTGCTACACCAGATCAATTAATGACCAAGTATAAATTGGATCCATCTGATATTGTTGCTGCAGCTCAAAAAGTAATGAAAAGAAAAGTTTAG
- a CDS encoding transketolase — translation MKHSISELEDIASQVRRDCLRMVHAVQSGHPGASLGCADFFTALYFEVLNHNPKFSMEGVGEDLFFLSNGHISPVWYSVLARSGYFEVSELATFRKLDSRLQGHPTTHEGLPGVRIASGSLGQGLSVAIGAALAKKIDGDKGLVYALMGDGELQEGQNWEALMFAPFHKVDNLIASVDYNGQQIDGPTEKVLSLENLQAKFEAFGWHVITSDGNDMAEITKALHYAKSLTGKGKPILNLMSTQMGYGVDFMVGTHKWHGSAPSDAQLESALGQLKETAGDY, via the coding sequence ATGAAACATTCAATTAGTGAACTAGAAGATATTGCTTCACAAGTAAGAAGAGACTGTTTAAGAATGGTTCACGCCGTTCAATCTGGACATCCAGGAGCATCTTTAGGTTGTGCAGATTTTTTTACAGCCTTATATTTCGAAGTATTAAACCATAACCCTAAATTTTCTATGGAAGGTGTTGGAGAGGATTTATTCTTTCTTTCAAACGGACACATTTCGCCAGTTTGGTATAGCGTTTTAGCAAGGTCTGGTTATTTTGAAGTGAGTGAATTAGCTACTTTCAGAAAATTAGATTCAAGATTACAAGGTCACCCAACTACACATGAAGGTTTACCTGGTGTTCGTATCGCATCTGGTTCATTAGGTCAAGGTTTATCAGTTGCTATCGGCGCTGCCTTAGCTAAAAAAATTGATGGTGATAAAGGATTAGTTTATGCCTTAATGGGCGATGGTGAGTTACAAGAGGGCCAAAACTGGGAAGCATTAATGTTTGCACCATTTCACAAGGTGGATAATTTAATTGCCAGTGTAGATTACAACGGTCAACAAATTGATGGTCCGACTGAAAAAGTTTTATCATTAGAAAATCTTCAAGCTAAATTTGAAGCTTTCGGTTGGCACGTAATAACTTCTGATGGTAATGATATGGCAGAAATAACCAAAGCATTACATTATGCTAAATCATTAACTGGAAAAGGCAAACCTATTTTAAACTTAATGAGCACACAAATGGGTTACGGCGTTGATTTTATGGTAGGTACGCACAAGTGGCACGGTTCTGCACCAAGTGATGCACAATTAGAATCGGCATTAGGTCAACTTAAAGAAACAGCTGGGGATTATTAA
- the bcp gene encoding thioredoxin-dependent thiol peroxidase, which translates to MSTLKQGDKAPVFTSKDQDGKTVSLSQYKGQKVVLYFYPKDDTPGCTTEACDFRDNYQGLKAKGIEVLGVSVDDEKSHQKFINKHSLPFTLLADTDKSIVEAYGVWGEKNMYGKKYMGTNRTTFIIDEDGNIAHIISKVDSKAPTAQVLDLLK; encoded by the coding sequence ATGAGCACACTTAAACAAGGCGATAAAGCCCCAGTATTTACTTCAAAAGACCAAGATGGAAAAACTGTTTCCTTAAGTCAATATAAAGGTCAAAAAGTAGTATTGTATTTTTACCCGAAGGATGATACACCAGGTTGCACCACCGAAGCTTGTGATTTCCGTGATAACTACCAAGGATTAAAAGCAAAGGGAATTGAAGTTTTAGGTGTAAGTGTAGATGATGAAAAGTCTCACCAAAAATTCATCAATAAGCACAGTTTGCCATTTACTCTTTTGGCAGATACCGATAAAAGCATTGTGGAAGCTTATGGCGTATGGGGAGAGAAAAATATGTATGGTAAAAAATACATGGGAACTAACCGTACTACTTTTATTATAGACGAAGATGGTAATATCGCACACATCATCAGCAAAGTAGATTCAAAAGCACCAACGGCACAAGTGTTAGATTTGCTTAAATAA